A genomic stretch from Solanum stenotomum isolate F172 chromosome 8, ASM1918654v1, whole genome shotgun sequence includes:
- the LOC125873507 gene encoding uncharacterized protein LOC125873507 has protein sequence MNTLSPMQKESNNIHQPNMKKICEVCGDFGIQEAIITCYQCKNVDVHQYCVVGYWENAPVDWRCEECDIRKGVMFSLHGLENERFKGPKSHASTKICQSTVQPKKHSKFPRRQHINWEKEVQTGKTRYLPVEEALGLPSRIKKYGSAPINTISSRVVSVKSRKFSKPKGPGASTILEHRTRDVVNESRMMNSPMTHPCDPALVPSWKGSFDILGALELAPGIFQAHPPCRVSRKVYEFLGLLPDTLKLELVPRGDIWPSLFDNHCPGKKDIGLYFFESEKKRFEGYIALVEFMRNKDLVMTTLINDVELIILASTALCSDSQRWNNEHFLWGLFYRSRLDTDKRAEGGSRDI, from the exons ATGAACACTCTTTCTCCGATGCAAAAGGAATCAAACAACATTCATCAGCCCAACATG AAAAAAATTTGTGAAGTTTGTGGTGATTTTGGTATTCAAGAAGCAATTATTACATGCTATCAGTGTAAGAATGTTGATGTGCACCA ATATTGTGTTGTGGGCTATTGGGAAAATGCACCAGTGGATTGGCGTTGTGAAGAATGTGATATTCGCAAGGGGGTAATGTTTTCACTGCATGGACTAGAAAATGAGCGTTTTAAGGGACCCAAGTCACATGCCTCTACAAAAATTTGTCAGAGTACTGTACAACCAAAGAAACATAGTAAGTTTCCTCGGAGGCAACATATTAACTGGGAAAAGGAGGTACAAACTGGAAAAACAAGATATCTACCGGTTGAAGAAGCACTTGGTTTGCCATCACGTATCAAGAAATATGGATCTGCACCGATAAATACTATCTCCTCAAGAGTTGTGTCAGTCAAATCCCGAAAATTTAGCAAGCCTAAAG GTCCGGGTGCCTCTACCATTCTTGAGCATAGGACTCGCGATGTTGTTAACGAGAGTCGCATGATGAATTCACCTATGACACACCCTTGTGATCCTGCTCTAGTTCCTTCCTGGAA GGGAAGTTTTGACATCTTAGGTGCTCTAGAACTTGCACCTGGGATATTCCAGGCTCATCCTCCTTGCAGAGTTAGTCGTAAAGTGTATGAGTTCTTGGGACTATTGCCCGATACTCTTAAACTTGAACTAGTTCCGCGTGGGGATATCTGGCCAAGTTTATTCGACAATCATTGTCCGGGTAAAAAAGACATTGGACTGTATTTCTTCGAAAGTGAGAAAAAAAG ATTTGAGGGATATATCGCTTTGGTGGAGTTCATGCGCAACAAGGATTTGGTGATGACAACTCTTATCAATGATGTTGAGTTGATCATACTTGCATCCACAGCCTTGTGCAGTGATTCTCAAA GATGGAACAACGAGCATTTCCTGTGGGGATTATTTTACCGCTCGAGACTGGATACAGACAAACGTGCTGAAGGGGGAAGCCGTGATATCTGA
- the LOC125874034 gene encoding mitogen-activated protein kinase kinase kinase 20-like, with translation MAGLLWKRGTTLGQGGFGVVSLASTSNALFRGVTLPSLIALKSSNYSASQSLKEEVEILRMFKHSPYIVHCFGANVSFEDNVNLYNLLLEYASGGSLADRLQNCNSLSEFEVKKHTKNVLLGLSCIHNKGIIHCDIKPGNILLVGGDKTAKIADFGLSVTLEQGMNQKQGVIRGTERYMAPESVINTEYTPQVDIWALGCTVYELITGTPLWEDADGDDVLDKIEFEEPKFQNSKLSNEAQNFLEKCLVKNPSSRWTADMLLNHTFLQNSSKVANTAITRKKKSDSLHKPIQKITFKIGNHKFSRQLLDPMPLLDKPIKKIIFKIGNRKFVRQLTDLKEV, from the coding sequence ATGGCGGGATTATTGTGGAAGAGAGGCACAACTCTTGGTCAAGGTGGATTCGGTGTTGTCTCGTTAGCTTCTACGTCTAACGCTCTATTTCGTGGTGTTACTCTTCCCTCTCTCATCGCCCTCAAATCATCCAACTACAGTGCTTCTCAATCGTTGAAAGAAGAAGTTGAAATCCTCCGAATGTTCAAACATTCACCTTACATTGTTCACTGTTTCGGAGCTAATGTCTCATTTGAAGATAACGTCAATCTTTACAACTTATTGCTCGAGTATGCTTCAGGAGGAAGCCTTGCTGATCGTCTTCAGAACTGCAATTCACTGTCGGAGTTTGAAGTTAAGAAACACACGAAGAATGTTCTTTTAGGGCTCAGTTGTATACACAATAAAGGAATCATTCACTGTGACATCAAACCTGGAAATATTCTCCTTGTAGGCGGGGACAAAACTGCCAAGATTGCTGATTTTGGGCTCTCCGTGACCTTGGAACAGGGCATGAACCAAAAACAGGGAGTTATCAGGGGAACAGAAAGGTATATGGCACCTGAATCCGTGATTAACACTGAGTATACCCCACAAGTTGATATTTGGGCTCTTGGCTGCACTGTCTATGAGCTGATTACGGGGACACCGCTGTGGGAAGACGCAGACGGTGATGATGTGTTGGACAAAATTGAGTTTGAGGAACCAAAGTTTCAGAATTCAAAGTTGTCAAATGAGGCTCAAAATTTTCTGGAAAAATGTCTTGTGAAGAATCCGAGCTCGCGTTGGACTGCAGACATGCTCTTGAACCATACTTTTCTGCAGAATTCATCCAAAGTAGCCAACACAGCAAtaacaaggaagaagaaaagtgaTTCACTACACAAACCAATCCAGAAGATAACATTCAAGATCGGCAATCATAAATTCTCGAGGCAATTGCTGGACCCGATGCCGCTTCTAGACAAACCAATAAAGAAGATAATATTCAAGATCGGCAATCGTAAATTCGTGAGGCAATTGACAGATCTGAAGGAAGTATAG